The Bacteroidota bacterium region TGTAGCCAGAAAAAAGTTTAATGAACTTTTGTTTGGAGAAAAACATCCATTGGGATATTATGTTCAATTAGAAGATTATGATGCTATTTCTGTAGCAGATTTGAAATCATTTTTTGACAAATATTATACAGCATCAAATTGTAAGATTATAGTTTCTGGAAAAGTCCCCACCACGATTATCGATTTATTAAATACGTGTTTAGGCGACCTGAAAAGCAATTCTTCAATTCAACCGTTTACAATACATGCCATACAATCTACACAACAGAAAATAAATTGTATTGTAAAAGACGATGCCATACAATCCGCTATTCGAATAGGTAGAGTGTTGTTTAATAGAACACATCCGGATTTTGTGCCAATGTTGGTTGTTAACACTATTTTGGGGGGCTATTTTGGGTCAAGATTAATGTCAAATATTAGAGAGGATAAGGGGTATACCTATGGCATTGGTTCCGGATTGGTATCGATGAAAGATTTAGGTTACTTTTTTATATCAACCGAAGTTGGTGTAGATGTGTGTGCGTCTGCAATAAATGAAATTTACTTTGAATTGGATAAGTTGTGTACCGATCTGGTTGCCGATTCTGAACTAGAGTTGGTGAAAAATTATATGCTAGGTGTGTTTCTGCGCACAATAGATGGGCCTTTTGCACTAGCAGATAAGTTTAAGAACATAAACGATTACAATTTAACGTATGATTATTATACCCATTATGTAAATACCGTGAAGAATATTACTGCAAATCAAATAAGAGATTTGGCCAATAAATATTTAGCTAAACAGAATATGATAGAGTTGGTGGTAGGAAAAAAATAATAATTATTTTCCTTTTCTAATTTTAGCTTTATCCTTATATCTTTTAACAAGCTCGGCCAGTGTGTTAAATTCCTCACGATAAAAAAGTCCTGCTCCTTGTGTGTACGGTGCTGTGGTGTTTGAGAGTAGAGTGTTGTCGTTTGTTTTATTAAATGCCTTTACCCTGAGTTTTCCGTCACGTGTAACTTTGTATTCTATATTTACATCGCCTGCAAAATTGGAATTGTTTTGTCGGGCAGCATTTCCACCAACACCTAAATTTCCATCTATTGTAATTCTATCGTTAAATAGTTGAGTTGAAAGCGCAACTTCCAATTCATCGCTGCTTATATTATCTCCGGGACGATAGTTTACGCCTACATCCACATCCTTTACAAGTTGAGAAAACATATTACTTACTTGGTTTGAAAGTAATTCAAATGAATTTGCACCAGTTACACCACCAGCGCTTACATAATCTCCGGTTCCGCCAATACCTAAAAGTTGTGGAGGAGTTACAAAGCTTTTTAGCACTAACAACGAAAATACTTGTCTGTTCATTTCCTGTTCGGTATTAATGTAGCTTTTTATTTGTTGACTTTTTGCTGTATTTAGTGTTGGTAAGTCAATGTCAAATGTAATATCCGGAGACAATAATCTGTTTCGTAAAAAAAGCTTACAATCTACAGGATAGCGTCTTCTATTGTATTCGTAATCTAACGAGTCGTTAGGGAAAAATGGATGTATCGAAGCTTTTTGTTTGTATATAGCAGTTATGTCAATGTCGGCTTCGTATGGGTCTCCGGACCACTTAATAGATGACCCTGATTGAATATCAAATTTTTTATTGATGATGTTTTTTAATGTAAATAAATAATCTCCGCTTGTTATTGCATAGTTTCCATGCATTTTAAATGTGCCAAGTGTATTTATATCTAATGTGATTAGTCCATCTCCGCGGCCTCTTATAATATCTCCTACCTTTGAGTCAAAAATAAGTTGAACTTCTGCATCCGGAGTCATGTTTATATCAAAATGTAATTGTATGCCATTTAAATTGGCAACATAGTTTTTCTTTTTGGTTTTACTATCGGCTCCTTTTTTAATAAAAGTTATATAATCAAACTCGCCAACTTCTGATGTAGATGTTAGCGGAATATTAAACTGAGTTCCTTTCTCTGTTTTTATTGATGCATCTATTAATATTTTATCTACGTATCCAAAAAAATTGATATACCCTGTAACGTTAGCTTTTCCGTAGTATAGGTTGTTATTGGCTTCCGTTGTGTTTAAGCACATAAAATTATGTGCTTTCATATCAAAATCTAACTGAAAGTTTTTGAATTTTTCGTGATATAATTTTCCATTTACAAGCGCACTATCGTTTTTTTCATCCGTTACCTTAAAATTATTTATGTTAAACGCATTTGATTCCAGCTCTACATTTCCGGAGAAACGATAGGTAGTATTCAAATAATTAATTTTTGTTTGACCTCCAATTATATTTAAACTCCCTGCTATAATAGGGTTTTGTGGAGTGCCATTAATGGTAATTGCACCGGAAAATTGCCCTTTTAAGTATTTGCAATATTCAGTAATGTATTGTTCTATTAGTTTTAATTTAACATCAATAAAATTTGCTTTGAAATCTAGGTTATCAAATTCTTTTTTAGGGTAGTATTTGCCGGTAAATGCTATGTTTTTTTCTACTATGTTTTTAGATAAAAAGCCCTCCATTTCTATCCAATCTTTGCTTGTTTCCCAATTGCTTTTTAGTTCACCATTTCCCAAATATTCATTGTTTATAGATAGTTTTTGTATGCTTAAATTGCTTGTTATTACAGGTGTTGCATAAAGGTTAGATAAAATTGTCTTGCCGGAAATAGTTCCATTTGTTTGTAATCCTATCGATTTAATAAATGGATTTATTGTAGCCAAATTAAAGTTAGAGACATTTACAGTGGCTTTTTTGTCTGATAGTTTTGAAATAATTCCTTCTAAGTTTATTGATTGAGAGTCGGAGCTTATAGCTATGTTGCCGATAGATATACTAGATGTGTCAATGGTAGAAGGCATACTTTGTATTATTTCCCATTTGACGTTGTTTATATATATGGAAGATGGTTTGAATTGGAAGCCTATTTGATTTCCAACATTGAAAGATACATCACTTTTCAGCTCATTAAGAACATTTTCTGAATTGAAATTCCAATTTATTTCTGTCGAGATTTTATTGGTACTATTACTTATAGAGTAAATATTAAAGTTGTTTAACGAGAGGCTATCTGAAATTTTAATAGAATGTAGTTTGGCACTTAGGTCGAGTTTATTATTTGTATTTGTTAAATAGGCGTTTATTTTATTGAAATCATATTTGTCTGTCGAAAACTTTTCGCACTTAAAATTTACATCCAAATTTAGTTTCTCCAAATCTACAGAGCCAGTAATTTCAGAGTTGTTGGCAATTGATAGTGAAGGGTAAAAAACTTTTAGTAAATCGGTTGATCTTTTGAATTTTATGTTGAAAAAATAGTTGTGTTTTACGCTCGTCATTTTTTTTGAAGACGCTATATTGGGTAAATAATTATAAAGAATACTTATAAATGCATTGCCTATATCAGAGAATAGAAACGTGCCATTCATATTTGCGTCTAACAAGTCCGATTTTATATCAATTATTCTATTGTTATTTGTTTTAACGGACGTAACATTAAAATAATTGGAATTAACTACTCCATTTGAATAATTGTAAATAATCGAATCCATTTTAATACTGCCTATAATATCTTCTAGTTTAGTAAATCTTACATCAATTAATGCATTAGCTGAGAGCTCTCCGGAGTTTTTATTGTTGATTATATTTAGCGCGTATAAATTGGCTCCTTTGATACGAGAACCAAATTTAAGGTGGGTTGTTTCACTTTTAAAATCAATATCGCC contains the following coding sequences:
- a CDS encoding insulinase family protein, which translates into the protein MTIVDRTKAPIFNTIDNVDFIRADERKLASGIPVYIVNAGEQDLIRIEFVFDAGIKYQSKPLLASSVANNVFEGTVKYSAQQIAEKLDYFGAFFETEVNQDTATVTLYTLNKHLSNTLSFFYETFSSAIFPKEELDLYLQNKKSKYLVSSKKVNSVARKKFNELLFGEKHPLGYYVQLEDYDAISVADLKSFFDKYYTASNCKIIVSGKVPTTIIDLLNTCLGDLKSNSSIQPFTIHAIQSTQQKINCIVKDDAIQSAIRIGRVLFNRTHPDFVPMLVVNTILGGYFGSRLMSNIREDKGYTYGIGSGLVSMKDLGYFFISTEVGVDVCASAINEIYFELDKLCTDLVADSELELVKNYMLGVFLRTIDGPFALADKFKNINDYNLTYDYYTHYVNTVKNITANQIRDLANKYLAKQNMIELVVGKK
- a CDS encoding translocation/assembly module TamB, with the translated sequence MAEEKLNIKKSKWIRKIVYSITGIVFVLFILAYVIFKSSTVQTWLVKKLTAYLEEKLHTKVSVKGVDIGWPTHLILEGVYVQDLKQDTLAYIGLLKINPTRLEFDSNYFYTNNIILEDATVKLHRGKKEKDFNYEFIVNAFSSDSKDTSASNIKIVIADLTLKNVHFIYKDEPNIEPMPGMNYWDLDINIINCNLKNTRFERDSIFSSITHLSAKEKCGFNLTDFSGKSIVSSTNLFINDLHIETDSSSVNGQLEFKYKTYSDYLDFIEQVKMHGKFQESIVYTEDIAYFAPQLKGIKNKIKLTGKIDGFVNDLKCRKVTLDMFEKTTIAGDFNFKGLPNIDETFLFLHFTKIASNKKDLLSIPLYPFTDNTFIELPNNINIPDSFNFSGSFTGFLDDFIAYGVTNSSFGSIKTDLILNKTTDPKRKYSYQGNISTANFDLGALLKTSSIGTINLNAEIDGKGLKQDNIQAFLKGHINSIELNNYQYKNAELSGLFEKNLFSGNLNMNDENIRLQFDGDIDFKSETTHLKFGSRIKGANLYALNIINNKNSGELSANALIDVRFTKLEDIIGSIKMDSIIYNYSNGVVNSNYFNVTSVKTNNNRIIDIKSDLLDANMNGTFLFSDIGNAFISILYNYLPNIASSKKMTSVKHNYFFNIKFKRSTDLLKVFYPSLSIANNSEITGSVDLEKLNLDVNFKCEKFSTDKYDFNKINAYLTNTNNKLDLSAKLHSIKISDSLSLNNFNIYSISNSTNKISTEINWNFNSENVLNELKSDVSFNVGNQIGFQFKPSSIYINNVKWEIIQSMPSTIDTSSISIGNIAISSDSQSINLEGIISKLSDKKATVNVSNFNLATINPFIKSIGLQTNGTISGKTILSNLYATPVITSNLSIQKLSINNEYLGNGELKSNWETSKDWIEMEGFLSKNIVEKNIAFTGKYYPKKEFDNLDFKANFIDVKLKLIEQYITEYCKYLKGQFSGAITINGTPQNPIIAGSLNIIGGQTKINYLNTTYRFSGNVELESNAFNINNFKVTDEKNDSALVNGKLYHEKFKNFQLDFDMKAHNFMCLNTTEANNNLYYGKANVTGYINFFGYVDKILIDASIKTEKGTQFNIPLTSTSEVGEFDYITFIKKGADSKTKKKNYVANLNGIQLHFDINMTPDAEVQLIFDSKVGDIIRGRGDGLITLDINTLGTFKMHGNYAITSGDYLFTLKNIINKKFDIQSGSSIKWSGDPYEADIDITAIYKQKASIHPFFPNDSLDYEYNRRRYPVDCKLFLRNRLLSPDITFDIDLPTLNTAKSQQIKSYINTEQEMNRQVFSLLVLKSFVTPPQLLGIGGTGDYVSAGGVTGANSFELLSNQVSNMFSQLVKDVDVGVNYRPGDNISSDELEVALSTQLFNDRITIDGNLGVGGNAARQNNSNFAGDVNIEYKVTRDGKLRVKAFNKTNDNTLLSNTTAPYTQGAGLFYREEFNTLAELVKRYKDKAKIRKGK